The Spiroplasma apis B31 genomic sequence CTTTATTATACTCACTGGCACTACCATAGTATTCTTTAAATAAAACGCCATCAATTTCAACATTTTTACCAGGAGATTCCTCGTGAGCTGCGAATAGGCTACCGATCATACACATAGTAGCTCCGAAACGTATTGATTTAGCAATGTCTCCGTTTACTCTTAAACCACCATCAGCAATTATAGGCTTATTGGCAGCCTTACTACATCATTTAATTGCTCCAAGTTGTCAACCACCAGTTCCAAAACCGGTTTTAAGTTTTGTTATACAAACTTTTCCAGGTCCAACTCCGACTTTAGTGGCGTCAGCTCCTCAATATTCTAAGTCTCTAACAGCGTGTGGGGTACCCACGTTACCTGCAATTATAAATGTTTTATCTTGCATATATTCTCTAATATGCTCGATCATTTTTTTTACATTGATAGAATGACCATGAGCAATGTCGATAGTTATATATTCAGGTATTAAGTTTTCTTTTGCTAGTCTTTTTATAATTTCATAATCTTCTTTTTTAACACCAACAGAGATTGATGCTATCAAACCCATACTTTTCATTTTTTTAGTAAATTCAAAAGTATCTATATTAAATCTGTGCATTACATAAAAAAAGTTATTTTTTGCTAATAAAACACATAACTCCTCATTGATAACTGATGCCATGTTAGCGGGTACTACAGGCATTTTAAAAGTGTGATTTCCTAGTTTTACCGATGTGTCACATTCACTTCTTGAGTTAACTACACATAAATTAGGTATTAACTGGATATCTTCATAATCAAAAGCGTACATAAATTAATATCTCCATTCCTAAAAAATTATACATTAATTATTTTATAAACCAAAGATAAAAAAACGAGTAAACTCGTTAAAATTTAGCAGCAATTTCTTTTATCTTAGAAGAAATGCTTTCAATTGCTTCTTTTGGTGTTTGTTTTGATATTGGTTCAACTTTAGTACCAGCGAATAATATTGGTTCATTAACTTTTGCCCCAACAAATTCCCATGTACCTTTAAGATAAGCAGTGTGATCTCCAAATGGATACCAACCATAGGGAGCTCCTTGCGTTGTTAAGATTTGAACTTTTAAGTGTTCCAACAATCCTTTAGCATCACCTTTTTTAACATACTTATACGAAAAAGTTTGATCAGCCATTAAAATATGATCTAAATAGTTTTTGATCATAGCAGTAACGGCAAAATTATTCATTGGACTAGAAATGATTACTTTATCAACTGACTTTAATTGATTGATATATTTTATTGAATCTTCTTCATTAAAAAATTCTTTGAAATTATCTCTTGTTAAAGTTTTTTGAGCCATCACTTCTTTATTCAAATCTAAATAAATAATTTCATCTTCTTTGTTTATTTTAGAATACTCTTCGATAAATTTTTCAGATAAAGCAATTGAATATGATTTATCAGCTGGACTTACTGTACCAGAAATTACTAATACTTTTTTTGACATATTTACCTCTTCCTTTGTAACTATTTTATAACTTATTTATAGAAAAATTTATTTTATTTACAAATAGAAAATGACCATACAATAAGGCATTAAATCCCAAAAGTCATGTGACTTGGTGATTTTCATAACCTTTGCAACATTAGTTTAACATTTTAATATTTTTTTTTGCTAAACTATATTGTGGAGAAACTTATGAGAAAAGTCACAATAATTTTAATTGCTGGTGGTAGTGCTAGCGGAAAATCTACTGTTTCTAGAAAAATAGCCGATGAAATATTAGATAAAGAATCTGTAGTTAGAATTTGTATGGATAGTTATTACAAGGATTATAGTAATTTATCCAAAAAAGAACGTAGTAATCTCAATTTTGATCATCCAAATTCAATTGATATAGAATTATTATGCAAACATTTGGATGAATTAAAAGAAGGTAAAAGTGTAGATGTTCCAATTTATGATTTTACAACACATTCTCAATCAGGAAAAACCAGAAAAATCAACTCAAGTGATGTGATTATTTTAGATGGTATTTTAGCTTTACATATCGAAGAGCTAAGAAAGAGAGCAGATATAAAAATATTCATTAGAACTGATGACGATATCAGGTTTATTAGAAGAATGATTAGAGATGTTAAAGAACGCGGTAGGGAACTTGATGATATTGTTAACCAATATTTAACAACAGTTCGTCCAATGTATAAGCACTTTGTGGAGACATCTATTGATTTTGCAGATATAATAATTCCTTATTACGAAGGAAATTATATCGCTATTGATATGATTGCAACGAAAATAAGAAGTATATGTAGAAAAAATAAAAGAAATTTAAAGTAATTGAAATAAAAAGTCATATTAAAAGCATCTATTAAGATGTTTTTTTTAATTTGAGTTGTCTAAAAAACTTGTTGTATTTTCATTTTTCCGATCAAAAAACCTAAAAAGTATTCTTAAATCACTTGAAAATCAATGTTTTTTTATTAAATTTAGCGGTTTTTTTAAGAAAAAGTAAGATTTAATCGCATTTTTTTAATTTTTAGCATTTATAAATTTTTTGTGTTATATTTAATTTATTAACTAAATTAACGGAGTTTTAAAAAATGGCAGAGACAAAAAAAGATTTATTATATACAGAAGATAGCATTCAAGTTTTAGAAGGTTTAGATGCGGTCAGAAAAAGACCTGGAATGTACATCGGTTCAACAGATGTAAAAGGATTACATCATTTAGTATGAGAAATAGTTGATAACTCAATTGATGAGGCATTAGCAGGTGTATGTACAGAAATAAATGTAACTCTTGAAAAAGATGGTTCTATCACAGTTAAAGATAATGGTCGTGGTGTTCCAATTGGAATGTATAAAGGAACCAATAAATCAACTCCTGAAATAATTTTCTCCGTGCTTCATGCTGGTGGTAAATTTGGGGGCGATGGTTACAAAACTTCTGGTGGTTTACATGGTGTTGGTTCATCAGTCGTAAACGCTTTATCAAGTAAGTTTAAAGTAACAATTTATAGAGATGGCGTAATATCAAAAATTAAATTTTCTAAGGGTGGTAAACTATCTCAACCTCTAAAACAAGTAGGAACATCTAAAACTACTGGTACAATGGTTAATTTTACACCAGATGAAACAATATTCTCTACAACAAAATTCTCTTTTTCAACTATATCAGAAAGATTGAAAGAATCAGCTTTACTTAATTCAGGACTAAAACTTACTCTTAAAGACGAAAGAAGCACTAAGTATGTTGAATACAAGTACGAAAACGGATTAATTGAGTTTGTAAATGAATTAAAAGGTCAACAAAAAACCTTGTGTAATCCAATCATAATAAAAGGAAGCGAACTTGACATTGATGTTGAAATAGCTCTTACATATTCAGATGATTTCTCAGAAACAGTTCTTGGATTTGCTAACAACGTTAAAACAAGTGATGGTGGTACACATATTACAGGTTTTAGGTCTGGGTTAATAAAATCACTTAACGAATATGCAAAAAGTCATAGTTTAATTAAAGAAAAAGACAAAAAATTAGATTCATCGGATATTAAAGAAGGGTTAATTGCAGTTGTAACAGTTAAAATTCCTGAAAGTTTAATTCAATATGAAGGTCAAACAAAAGGAAAATTAGGAACTAGCGAAGCTAAACAAGCTTGTGAAAAAATAACAGAACAAAGTTTTAATTTCTGATTACAAGAAAATAAAACAATTGCAATTGCAATTATTGAAAAAGCTCTTTTAGCAAGAAAAGCAAGAGAAGAAGCGAGAAAAGCAAGGCAAGCTATAAGAGATCAAAAAACAAAAACAAAAGGAAAAACAATGCTTGGTAAACTAACACCAGCTCAAGGGAAAAACAAAGCAATTAATGAACTATTCTTAGTTGAGGGTGATTCAGCTGGTGGTAGTGCAAAATCAGGTAGAGATAGAAAATTTCAAGCGATTTTACCACTTAAAGGAAAAGTAATAAATGCAGAAAAAACAAAGTTAGTAGATTTATTAAAAAATGAAGAGATAACTACAATTATTAACGCAATCGGGGCTGGTATTGGAAGTGATTTCGATGTTGAAGATATTAATTATGGAAAAATAATTTTAATGACGGACGCCGATACAGATGGAGCACACATTCAAACATTATTGTTAACATTCTTTTATAGATATATGAAAGAACTTATTTTAGAAAAACACATTTATATAGCAATGCCTCCTTTATTTAAAATCACACAAGCAAGTAACAAAAGTAAATTCATTTATTTATGAACAGAAGATGAATTAGTTGATTATATGAAAAAGGTAAAAACAAAAGTAGAAATTCAAAGATATAAAGGTCTTGGTGAAATGAATGCCATACAACTTTGAGAAACTACAATGGACCCCGAATCAAGAAAATTAATTTTAGTAACAATTGATGATGCATTAGCTGCAGAAAATGCTTTTAGAACATTGATGGGAGATAATGCAGAAAAAAGAAAAGAGTGAATTGAAGAGAATGTTAAATTTACACTAGAAGATAATAATGAATATGTAGAAGTATAATAAGTATATTATTCCGGAGGTATACATCTTGGAGCAACTAAGTTACGAAAAAAAGGTGCAAGCAATTTTAGAGAAATTCTTGGAATACAACAAAATTAATAAAGACATTAAACGGTTTGGTATTTTCAACAGTTTTAGTGTTTCTCATCAATTTGATCAGGGTAAACTTTATTTTGAAATGAGAAATACAGATGATGAAGACCAACTTTTAGTAACCTCCGCTTCAAGTGAACAATCTATAATGATTAATATTGAAAACGATAAAGAGTTTAATTGATTAATTAAAACTATGAACCGTTTCATTGAAAAATCAAAAATATCTATGAAAAAGGCCCGTGAATTAGCAAAACCACAAGTAGGAATCTTGGTATATGATGAGTTCACCGATTCATATTATTTAAATCCAACTTCTGGACCCGTTCTTTTAAAATCGAAGGAAATCGCTAAAGAAATAGCTTCAACAAGAATTGATATTTTTGGGATTTTCATAAACCTAAGATCCATTTTGATCGAAAAAGATAGAGTATCTGAGATTATTGGTGATAGTCTTGATGTAGTTTGTGAGAAAAGCAAAGAAAAAATCAATAAAATCATCGATATTGAAACCAGATTACGTAAGATAGAAGGAATTCCTAGGTGTATTTGTTTTTATAAAGAAGATAACGATACTATTTATTTTGAATCTTTTGTAACAACTGACTTCGGACTAGAAATTGAAGAGTACAATAAAATTAATGAAAATAACTTAAAAGTTAACAAGACAATCGCATCAGAAGTAGAAAACATGTATAACTACATCGGTCTTGTTGAAGATATTTCATTACAAATGATCGAGATAGCAAGAGATTTAATATCAAAAAATGACCCAAGAATGTATGTCCAAGATAAGACAACAAAATTATGAATTTTAACAACTGAGGGTAGAAATACTATGCAAAATTTAAATATAATGGATTTTTTAAACAATGATATATCAGAGATAAATTTTGAAATTAACTAAAGGAGACAATTATGGCTGACAATAAAAATGAAAAAGGAATATTGAATTATTCATTGGAAGACTTGATGGGTGATCGTTTTGGACGATATGCTAAATACATTATTCAAGAAAGGGCATTACCAGATGTCAGAGATGGACTAAAACCAGTTCAAAGACGTGTCTTATATGCGATGAATGAAATAAATTTAACGCATGACAAGCCTTATAAAAAATCTGCTCGTATTGTTGGTGATGTTATTGGTAAATATCATCCACACAGTGATACATCAGTATATGATGCATTAGTTCGTATGAGTCAACATTGAAAATTAAATATACCATTAGTTGATATGCACGGTAATAATGGTTCAATTGATGGTGATGGTGCTGCTGCAATGCGTTATACTGAATCAAGATTGTCAAAAACAGCTAGTTTATTATTAAATGACCTTCAAAAAGATACAGTTTTGTTTGCACCAAACTTTGATGATTCTGAAAAAGAACCAACAGTTTTACCAGGATACTTTCCAAATATCTTGGTTAACGGTGCTACTGGAATTGCTGCTGGTTATGCTACAAATATGCCTCCACATAATATCAATGAAATTATTGATGCCACTATATTCTTAATTAAAAACAAAAAAGCTAAAATCACTGATATTGCAAAAATTATTAAAGGTCCTGATTTTCCAACAGGAGCAATTGTTATGGGTAAAGAAGGTATTTTAAATGCTTTTGAAACCGGAAAAGGGAGAATAATTTTACAATCAAAAATGCATCAAGAGGAAAATGCAATTGTGATTGATGAAATTCCCTATGAAATTGTAAAACAAGATTTAGTTAGAAAAATAGGTGACGTTGTAGACGCTAACCCTCAAATAGAAGTAAAAGAAGTTAGAGACGAAACAGATAGAACTGGTTTAAGAATAGTTATTGAATTATCTCCTAAAGCAGATTATGAATTAACACGAAAATTTTTATTGAAAAATACACCATTACAGGTTTCTTATAATTACAATAATGTTGTTATAGTTGATAAACAACCTAAACAACTTGGAATTATTGGAATTCTTAATGCTTACATTAAACATTACCAAGAAGTATTTACAAGAAAAACACAATTTGATTTAAATAAAGCAAAGAAAAGACTTGAAATAATAGAAGGCTTGATAAAAGCTATCTCAATTCTTGATGAAGTGATTAAAATAATTCGTGAATCAACCAACAGAACTGATGCTATACAAAATTTAGTAAATAAATATCAATTCAGTGAAGTTCAAGCAATTGCAATCGTTGATTTGAGATTATATCGTTTAACTTCAACAGATATCACAAAACTTAATGAGGAAAAAGAAGAGTTAATAGGATTAGTTTCACAATACGAAGCAATTTTAAATGATAACAAAGTTTTAAATTCAGAAATTATCAAACAATTGCAAGACACTAAGAAAAATTATGGTGTCGAGAGAAGAAGTGAAGTTGTAGATGAAATCGAAAATATCGATGTTGAAATTAAAAAAACAATCGTTCAAAAGAACTATACAGTTTGAGTTTCACAAGATGGATATCTAAAATCGATTGAGGAATCACAACTTGGAAAATTCTCTCCAGATGACTTTAAAAGAAAACCTAATGATATTTGAATATCACAGTTTCCAGCATCTAGTTTAGATTTCATTTTATTAGTATCAAGTGCTGGGACTTACTATTCTATACCTGTTTATAAAATAACTCCAAGTAAGTGAAAAGAAATTGGTATGCACCTTAATAAGTTAGCAACATTAAGTGGTCAATCTGAAAAAATCTTAGCAGCTTTTGTGGTTAGAGATTATAAAAATGCAAAACAAGAAATATTATTAGCCACTAAAAAAGGGATGATCAAACGAACACCTGTTGAAGATTTAGAAACAAAGATGTTCTCAAAATCATTTAGAATAATGAAATTAGCAGAAGATGATGAATTAGTTTCTGCATCACTTGTTACTTCTAAAACTAAATATGTGACTATGTTAACTAGAACTGGTTTTTCTGTTAGATATGATATTTCTGAAATTCCAAGTGCTGGTCCTAATGCAAAAGGGGTTAAATCAACGGTTGTAAGGGATGAAGACATAATTGCAGGGAAGGCATTTGACTCAGGAGATATCTTAATCCTAACAAATAAAGGAAATGTTAAAAAAATTAAACAAGATTTAGTTCCTATAATGACAAGACCAAAAAGAGGTGTTAGGTTATATCCTTGAAACAAAAAACGTGATGAGTTTGCAACATTTCTATATAACGTAAATTCAAAAGATATTTTAAACATTTTAGATGAGGAAGATAACCTTACCCAATTAAATGTAAATACTTTCAAATACGCTGATCTAGAAGATGTTCCAGAAGACTTAGACATGAATGAAATTTTAACAACAACCTTGGAAAAATCATTTATCATTAAAAACAATGATATACCGTTACCTCCAAAATCAGCAGACGAAGAAAAACCTAAGGAAAATATTATAAAAAAACCTTTAGAAAATAAACAAGCAAAACAAAAATCAGAACAAACAAACTCTAAGGAAGAAAAATCAAATATTATTGACAATAAAGTAACTGATGATAATAAAGAAGATTCAACTCAAGACTTAAAAATAGATTTTGATGATTTAATTTAAAATACTCAGGGAGTATTTTTTTTCTATAAATAAATGTAACTAATTTAAAATAACTATGGGAGAATATTAATATATGCAAACACTTAAAGGCAAAGTAAAAAAATTTATATATAATAGCGATAATTTTGGTGTTGCCATTTTTAACTTGATAGATAATGAAAAGAAATCTATTGTTATCACAGGTCCTATTACAATTATGAAACTAG encodes the following:
- a CDS encoding FMN-dependent NADH-azoreductase, with protein sequence MSKKVLVISGTVSPADKSYSIALSEKFIEEYSKINKEDEIIYLDLNKEVMAQKTLTRDNFKEFFNEEDSIKYINQLKSVDKVIISSPMNNFAVTAMIKNYLDHILMADQTFSYKYVKKGDAKGLLEHLKVQILTTQGAPYGWYPFGDHTAYLKGTWEFVGAKVNEPILFAGTKVEPISKQTPKEAIESISSKIKEIAAKF
- the parE gene encoding DNA topoisomerase IV subunit B, producing the protein MAETKKDLLYTEDSIQVLEGLDAVRKRPGMYIGSTDVKGLHHLVWEIVDNSIDEALAGVCTEINVTLEKDGSITVKDNGRGVPIGMYKGTNKSTPEIIFSVLHAGGKFGGDGYKTSGGLHGVGSSVVNALSSKFKVTIYRDGVISKIKFSKGGKLSQPLKQVGTSKTTGTMVNFTPDETIFSTTKFSFSTISERLKESALLNSGLKLTLKDERSTKYVEYKYENGLIEFVNELKGQQKTLCNPIIIKGSELDIDVEIALTYSDDFSETVLGFANNVKTSDGGTHITGFRSGLIKSLNEYAKSHSLIKEKDKKLDSSDIKEGLIAVVTVKIPESLIQYEGQTKGKLGTSEAKQACEKITEQSFNFWLQENKTIAIAIIEKALLARKAREEARKARQAIRDQKTKTKGKTMLGKLTPAQGKNKAINELFLVEGDSAGGSAKSGRDRKFQAILPLKGKVINAEKTKLVDLLKNEEITTIINAIGAGIGSDFDVEDINYGKIILMTDADTDGAHIQTLLLTFFYRYMKELILEKHIYIAMPPLFKITQASNKSKFIYLWTEDELVDYMKKVKTKVEIQRYKGLGEMNAIQLWETTMDPESRKLILVTIDDALAAENAFRTLMGDNAEKRKEWIEENVKFTLEDNNEYVEV
- the parC gene encoding DNA topoisomerase IV subunit A codes for the protein MADNKNEKGILNYSLEDLMGDRFGRYAKYIIQERALPDVRDGLKPVQRRVLYAMNEINLTHDKPYKKSARIVGDVIGKYHPHSDTSVYDALVRMSQHWKLNIPLVDMHGNNGSIDGDGAAAMRYTESRLSKTASLLLNDLQKDTVLFAPNFDDSEKEPTVLPGYFPNILVNGATGIAAGYATNMPPHNINEIIDATIFLIKNKKAKITDIAKIIKGPDFPTGAIVMGKEGILNAFETGKGRIILQSKMHQEENAIVIDEIPYEIVKQDLVRKIGDVVDANPQIEVKEVRDETDRTGLRIVIELSPKADYELTRKFLLKNTPLQVSYNYNNVVIVDKQPKQLGIIGILNAYIKHYQEVFTRKTQFDLNKAKKRLEIIEGLIKAISILDEVIKIIRESTNRTDAIQNLVNKYQFSEVQAIAIVDLRLYRLTSTDITKLNEEKEELIGLVSQYEAILNDNKVLNSEIIKQLQDTKKNYGVERRSEVVDEIENIDVEIKKTIVQKNYTVWVSQDGYLKSIEESQLGKFSPDDFKRKPNDIWISQFPASSLDFILLVSSAGTYYSIPVYKITPSKWKEIGMHLNKLATLSGQSEKILAAFVVRDYKNAKQEILLATKKGMIKRTPVEDLETKMFSKSFRIMKLAEDDELVSASLVTSKTKYVTMLTRTGFSVRYDISEIPSAGPNAKGVKSTVVRDEDIIAGKAFDSGDILILTNKGNVKKIKQDLVPIMTRPKRGVRLYPWNKKRDEFATFLYNVNSKDILNILDEEDNLTQLNVNTFKYADLEDVPEDLDMNEILTTTLEKSFIIKNNDIPLPPKSADEEKPKENIIKKPLENKQAKQKSEQTNSKEEKSNIIDNKVTDDNKEDSTQDLKIDFDDLI
- the udk gene encoding uridine kinase, with the protein product MRKVTIILIAGGSASGKSTVSRKIADEILDKESVVRICMDSYYKDYSNLSKKERSNLNFDHPNSIDIELLCKHLDELKEGKSVDVPIYDFTTHSQSGKTRKINSSDVIILDGILALHIEELRKRADIKIFIRTDDDIRFIRRMIRDVKERGRELDDIVNQYLTTVRPMYKHFVETSIDFADIIIPYYEGNYIAIDMIATKIRSICRKNKRNLK
- a CDS encoding GMP reductase; this encodes MYAFDYEDIQLIPNLCVVNSRSECDTSVKLGNHTFKMPVVPANMASVINEELCVLLAKNNFFYVMHRFNIDTFEFTKKMKSMGLIASISVGVKKEDYEIIKRLAKENLIPEYITIDIAHGHSINVKKMIEHIREYMQDKTFIIAGNVGTPHAVRDLEYWGADATKVGVGPGKVCITKLKTGFGTGGWQLGAIKWCSKAANKPIIADGGLRVNGDIAKSIRFGATMCMIGSLFAAHEESPGKNVEIDGVLFKEYYGSASEYNKGEKRYVEGKKELIQVRGKLLETYKEMNEDLQSSISYSGGKVVSDIKKVDYVILKTSNF